Proteins co-encoded in one Methanosarcinales archaeon Met12 genomic window:
- the nadC gene encoding carboxylating nicotinate-nucleotide diphosphorylase, with product MRTVELKRFLEEDVGSGDITGAAVPDVHVKAHIKAGEDGILAGLEEAKQIFEHFGLDVQSKFRDGAEFKKGDVILEVSGNARSILVGERLALNFLGRMSGIATLTRSCVKCSKGVTIAGTRKTTPGFRKFEKKAIKIGGGHPHRFNLAEAVLIKDNHIKIAGLKAVIDKARELHPEKNIEVEVEDTNDAIKAAQLGIDTIMFDNMAPEDIMDAVEKLKKASLRTRVKLEASGGITLDNLNDYADTGVDIISMGALTHSAGWLNFNLNLVE from the coding sequence ATGAGAACTGTCGAACTCAAGCGCTTCCTCGAAGAGGATGTTGGTTCAGGGGACATCACTGGAGCGGCAGTTCCAGATGTCCATGTTAAAGCGCACATCAAGGCAGGCGAAGACGGTATTTTAGCCGGTCTCGAGGAGGCGAAACAAATATTCGAGCATTTCGGACTTGATGTTCAATCTAAATTCAGAGATGGTGCCGAGTTCAAGAAGGGTGACGTGATTTTAGAGGTGAGTGGAAATGCCAGATCAATTCTCGTTGGAGAACGATTGGCGCTGAACTTTTTGGGACGAATGAGCGGCATCGCCACGCTCACTCGGTCATGTGTGAAGTGCAGTAAGGGCGTGACGATTGCTGGCACCAGAAAGACCACTCCAGGATTCAGGAAATTTGAGAAAAAGGCCATCAAAATAGGCGGCGGTCATCCGCACAGGTTCAATCTGGCTGAAGCCGTCCTGATCAAGGACAACCATATCAAAATAGCAGGTTTAAAGGCAGTTATTGATAAAGCACGAGAACTCCATCCTGAAAAGAATATAGAGGTCGAAGTGGAGGATACAAATGATGCCATCAAGGCAGCACAGCTCGGCATCGATACCATAATGTTCGATAATATGGCTCCAGAGGATATCATGGATGCGGTGGAAAAATTGAAGAAAGCGAGTCTGCGAACTCGAGTGAAGCTTGAGGCATCTGGTGGAATCACACTCGATAATCTAAACGATTACGCTGATACTGGAGTTGACATAATCTCAATGGGGGCACTCACACATTCGGCAGGATGGCTGAACTTCAACCTGAATTTGGTTGAATAA
- a CDS encoding aspartate dehydrogenase, translating to MKIGIVGCGAIGKTICRAFDQGIINAHLTALSDRDPVSAQELADSLVNIRPRVMDTSALIDAVDLVVECAAQSAVPDIVIPALEKGRDVMIMSIGALTDERLWRRIKSLASEHDCRVYLPSGAIVGLDGLKSASMAKMSSVMLITRKHPSGFQGAPYIEQHKIDLNALKKATIIFEGCAEDAVRAFPANVNVAATLSLAGIGTKNTRVRIIADPALSRNVHEIYVEGEFGKFETRVENVPSPDNPRTSYLAALSTIATLKKIVDEIQIGT from the coding sequence ATGAAGATAGGGATAGTTGGTTGCGGCGCGATAGGCAAGACGATCTGCAGGGCTTTCGACCAGGGCATCATCAATGCCCATCTCACGGCGTTATCGGATAGAGACCCCGTATCAGCACAAGAACTTGCCGATTCTCTTGTAAATATACGGCCAAGGGTCATGGATACATCTGCGCTAATAGATGCGGTTGATCTGGTTGTGGAATGTGCTGCCCAGTCCGCAGTTCCAGATATAGTAATACCTGCGCTGGAAAAGGGCAGGGATGTGATGATTATGAGCATTGGGGCACTTACGGATGAAAGACTATGGAGACGAATCAAGAGCCTTGCCAGCGAGCATGACTGCAGGGTGTACCTGCCCTCTGGTGCGATCGTTGGCTTGGACGGGCTGAAATCCGCCTCGATGGCAAAAATGTCATCCGTCATGCTCATCACCAGGAAGCATCCATCTGGCTTTCAAGGGGCGCCATATATCGAGCAGCACAAAATAGATTTGAATGCGCTGAAAAAGGCAACCATCATATTCGAGGGATGCGCTGAAGACGCTGTCAGAGCCTTTCCCGCCAACGTGAACGTAGCCGCTACGTTGAGCCTGGCAGGCATCGGGACTAAAAATACCAGAGTCAGGATTATCGCAGACCCAGCCCTGAGCAGAAACGTCCATGAAATTTATGTGGAAGGAGAGTTCGGTAAATTCGAGACGCGAGTTGAAAATGTACCGTCTCCAGACAACCCAAGGACGAGTTATCTGGCAGCACTGTCCACAATTGCCACCCTGAAAAAAATAGTTGATGAAATTCAGATTGGGACATAG
- the nadA gene encoding quinolinate synthase NadA has protein sequence MLQDKIRQLKEERNAIILAHNYQIGEIQDIADYVGDSLGLSQKATESNADVIVFCGVDFMAESAAILNPDKTVLMPDVGATCPMAMMITPEALRAEKKKHPDAAVVCYVNTSAAVKAESDICCTSSNAVKIVNSMNEKEIIFVPDKNLSLYVAAKTNKKIIPWDGYCPSHHIILKGDVLLAKAKHPAGKILVHPECRPEVIELADEVLSTGGMVRYVKGSSAMGFIIGTEIGILYRLRKENPDKTFYPSSNQAVCPNMKKNTLDKVAKALKNMEHQITVPEDIRIKAKQALDKMLKVGRDD, from the coding sequence ATGCTACAAGATAAAATACGCCAGTTGAAGGAGGAAAGAAATGCAATCATACTCGCCCACAACTATCAGATAGGCGAGATACAAGACATCGCGGATTATGTCGGGGATTCACTTGGACTGAGCCAGAAGGCGACGGAAAGCAATGCGGACGTCATCGTGTTCTGCGGTGTAGATTTCATGGCAGAAAGTGCCGCCATACTAAACCCGGATAAGACCGTCTTGATGCCTGATGTCGGAGCGACTTGTCCGATGGCTATGATGATCACTCCTGAAGCTTTGCGCGCCGAGAAGAAAAAACATCCAGATGCGGCAGTGGTATGTTACGTGAATACGAGCGCCGCTGTCAAAGCCGAGAGTGACATATGTTGCACGTCCTCAAACGCTGTCAAAATCGTAAATTCGATGAACGAAAAGGAAATCATCTTCGTTCCTGACAAGAACCTGTCGTTATACGTGGCAGCAAAAACGAACAAAAAAATAATACCATGGGATGGATACTGCCCGTCCCACCACATCATCTTAAAAGGAGATGTGCTACTGGCAAAGGCGAAACATCCGGCAGGGAAGATACTCGTGCACCCGGAATGCCGTCCAGAGGTGATAGAATTAGCAGATGAGGTTTTAAGCACAGGCGGGATGGTTCGATATGTTAAAGGGTCGTCTGCGATGGGATTCATCATCGGCACCGAGATAGGAATACTATATCGATTGCGCAAGGAGAATCCAGACAAGACATTCTATCCTTCATCTAACCAGGCCGTTTGTCCAAATATGAAGAAGAACACGCTGGATAAGGTGGCAAAGGCACTGAAAAATATGGAGCATCAGATCACCGTGCCAGAGGATATACGCATTAAAGCAAAACAAGCACTGGATAAAATGTTAAAGGTTGGAAGAGATGATTAA
- a CDS encoding geranylgeranylglycerol-phosphate geranylgeranyltransferase: MIKYLELTRPLNCLMAGLAILIGSIVGAGGAVSPYMSQMALAFIAGCVITAGGNAINDFYDAKIDATNKPFRPIPSGRVSAKGALRFSIGLLTVGVALSYFINFICFLIAMANSLILIYYAYRLKRTVLWGNICIGYLTGSAFLFGGAAVNGIAVTSTLFMLAMLTTIGREIVKDMEDLEGDKKEGAVTLPIRIGKRKSTMVALMFIILAVLLSPIPVIFGILGTSYLLVVALACVILLVGGAVIKKSPSMASLLIKSAMVVALFAFIVGAMLVK, from the coding sequence ATGATTAAATATCTCGAACTGACCAGGCCGTTGAATTGTCTGATGGCTGGACTGGCAATCTTGATAGGCAGCATCGTCGGAGCAGGTGGTGCTGTATCTCCATACATGTCCCAGATGGCACTTGCATTCATCGCTGGATGTGTCATCACGGCAGGTGGCAACGCCATCAATGATTTTTATGATGCGAAAATTGATGCGACCAACAAACCTTTTAGGCCAATACCGAGCGGGCGCGTCAGCGCTAAGGGTGCCCTCCGTTTCTCTATCGGACTGTTAACAGTCGGCGTTGCTCTATCTTACTTCATAAATTTCATATGCTTTTTGATAGCAATGGCAAATTCGCTAATTTTAATTTATTATGCCTACCGACTCAAGAGGACGGTGTTATGGGGTAATATTTGCATCGGCTATCTCACCGGTTCGGCGTTCTTGTTCGGTGGAGCAGCCGTGAACGGCATTGCAGTCACATCAACGCTCTTTATGCTCGCGATGCTAACTACGATCGGGAGGGAAATAGTAAAGGACATGGAAGATTTAGAGGGAGATAAAAAAGAGGGCGCGGTCACATTACCAATTCGCATAGGAAAACGTAAATCCACAATGGTAGCGTTAATGTTTATCATACTGGCAGTCTTGTTGAGTCCCATTCCAGTAATATTCGGAATCCTCGGCACCTCATATCTTTTAGTGGTGGCTCTGGCATGCGTCATCTTGTTAGTGGGCGGCGCAGTGATAAAAAAATCTCCATCTATGGCATCATTGCTCATCAAGAGTGCGATGGTGGTGGCGCTGTTTGCGTTCATCGTTGGGGCTATGTTAGTCAAATAA
- the fbp gene encoding fructose-1,6-bisphosphate aldolase/phosphatase, protein MGAKTTISIIKADIGSAPGHRKVPQELLDICSTNLTEGEKSGLLIDSYVTRCGDDISLIMTHDMGVNAEPIHALAWDTFKEAADAAKKKRYYGAGQDLLSDSFSGNVKGMGPGSAEFEIEERESEPIVIFMMDKTEPASFNLPFYKIFADPFGTAGLVIDTKMHDGFVFRVLDVYANKTIKLKAPEELYDLLAVIGIKSKFCVESVAKKSGEPAGVVSTSKLSLIAGKYVGKDDPVAMVRCQSGFPAVGEVLDAFAFPYLVAGWMRGSHNGPLMPVSLKDANPTRFDGPPRVASLGFQLNDGMLEEPCDMFEDPAFDHARAKANEIADYMRRHGPFQPHLLDEKELEYTTLPQILERLESRFE, encoded by the coding sequence ATGGGTGCAAAAACAACCATAAGTATAATCAAGGCAGATATCGGCAGTGCGCCTGGACATAGGAAGGTGCCCCAGGAATTGTTAGACATATGCAGTACTAATCTGACTGAGGGTGAGAAAAGTGGACTGCTGATAGATTCTTACGTCACGCGGTGCGGAGATGACATATCATTAATAATGACCCACGACATGGGCGTGAATGCGGAGCCAATACATGCCCTCGCATGGGATACATTTAAAGAAGCGGCAGACGCTGCCAAGAAGAAGAGATATTACGGCGCAGGCCAGGATTTACTGTCAGATTCGTTTTCTGGAAACGTCAAAGGAATGGGGCCTGGAAGCGCCGAATTTGAGATTGAAGAGCGCGAAAGCGAACCCATCGTCATCTTTATGATGGACAAGACCGAGCCAGCTTCGTTCAATCTTCCATTTTATAAAATATTTGCGGATCCATTCGGGACAGCTGGGTTGGTGATCGATACCAAGATGCATGACGGTTTCGTGTTCAGGGTACTGGACGTATACGCTAACAAGACGATCAAACTGAAAGCGCCAGAGGAACTGTATGACCTGCTCGCTGTCATCGGCATCAAAAGCAAATTCTGCGTCGAGTCCGTTGCCAAGAAATCTGGAGAACCTGCAGGAGTGGTGTCAACAAGCAAACTAAGTTTGATCGCCGGGAAATACGTGGGCAAGGACGATCCCGTGGCGATGGTCAGATGTCAGAGTGGATTTCCAGCAGTAGGAGAGGTGCTTGATGCATTTGCATTCCCTTACTTAGTGGCAGGATGGATGAGAGGCAGCCACAATGGACCCCTCATGCCTGTGTCACTCAAAGATGCAAACCCGACGCGATTCGACGGCCCGCCACGCGTTGCATCACTTGGGTTTCAACTGAACGATGGAATGCTCGAAGAGCCATGCGATATGTTCGAAGACCCAGCATTCGACCACGCTAGAGCAAAAGCAAATGAGATAGCAGATTATATGCGGCGCCATGGACCCTTCCAGCCTCATCTGCTGGATGAAAAAGAACTGGAATACACGACGCTCCCTCAGATATTGGAACGATTAGAGAGTAGATTCGAGTGA
- a CDS encoding ArsR family transcriptional regulator codes for MPKRTRIINDPADLVPLFQVFGNDIHKRVFNELSVNWRTKEELAGLIGGDTRKSLEILQKGGLIESKWRMPELGKTPDEEFHTSYSSVQVNFQCGLDDLSDLIVIAFSNEEEFRDIIEKIQKEIKKENASMMGLCKALNQSPSFIRGLAKMSSKLTVKGQRLELAGER; via the coding sequence ATGCCCAAACGAACTCGAATCATCAATGACCCCGCAGACCTCGTCCCATTATTCCAGGTTTTTGGAAATGATATCCATAAAAGGGTGTTCAACGAGCTTTCCGTCAACTGGAGGACCAAGGAGGAACTTGCAGGACTGATAGGGGGAGATACCAGAAAAAGCCTTGAGATACTTCAAAAAGGCGGATTAATCGAGAGTAAATGGAGGATGCCAGAACTGGGAAAGACCCCTGACGAAGAGTTCCACACATCTTATTCCAGCGTGCAAGTCAATTTTCAGTGTGGATTGGACGATTTAAGCGATTTGATCGTAATAGCTTTTTCCAATGAAGAAGAATTTCGCGATATAATCGAAAAAATACAGAAGGAAATAAAAAAGGAAAACGCCTCGATGATGGGTTTGTGCAAAGCGCTGAACCAAAGCCCATCTTTCATCAGAGGATTGGCAAAAATGTCATCTAAGCTGACAGTCAAGGGCCAGAGGCTGGAGTTGGCTGGAGAAAGGTGA
- a CDS encoding metal-dependent hydrolase has product MNSKEHLLIGAGISLGVYALYKSHNKEPWTLEGVLISGGLGAITALLPDILEPSSHPNHRGAFHSWGALAILILSNHKILQNDVFSNLSDNEKLALILASVGYGSHLLVDSQTPKGLPIC; this is encoded by the coding sequence ATGAATTCAAAAGAGCACCTTTTGATAGGTGCAGGAATTAGTTTAGGTGTGTATGCGTTGTATAAGTCCCATAATAAGGAGCCTTGGACTCTTGAAGGAGTCCTCATATCTGGTGGACTGGGAGCAATTACGGCATTATTACCAGATATCTTGGAGCCCTCAAGTCACCCAAATCATAGAGGTGCTTTTCACAGCTGGGGTGCTCTCGCAATATTAATTCTTAGTAACCACAAGATACTACAGAACGATGTCTTCTCTAACCTCTCTGATAATGAAAAATTGGCACTTATACTGGCTTCGGTAGGATATGGAAGCCATTTGCTAGTAGATAGTCAAACCCCAAAAGGATTGCCTATATGCTAA
- a CDS encoding FumA C-terminus/TtdB family hydratase beta subunit has translation MEHRLVAPLSKENVMKLRAGDIVYLDGTILTLRDEAHKRLLSSDGMNMPFGLDGATIFHCGPLMRKDAEWRPIAIGPTTSARMTKMTLEMLKRFDIRGIIGKGGMESIAGRIYEKCIYLASTGGCAAITSAQVKHVIDVHWLDLGMTEAVWVLEVEQFGPLIVGIDAHGNDLYAEVMKKADEQIKKMF, from the coding sequence ATGGAGCACAGACTAGTGGCGCCGTTAAGCAAAGAAAACGTGATGAAGTTGCGGGCAGGAGACATCGTATATCTGGATGGCACAATCTTAACTCTCAGGGATGAAGCGCACAAGCGATTATTATCATCGGATGGGATGAATATGCCATTTGGACTGGACGGTGCGACCATATTCCACTGCGGACCGCTGATGAGAAAAGATGCAGAGTGGCGGCCGATCGCGATAGGTCCAACGACCAGCGCCAGAATGACTAAAATGACGCTGGAGATGCTGAAAAGGTTTGATATTAGGGGGATAATCGGCAAAGGTGGAATGGAAAGTATCGCAGGTCGTATATACGAAAAATGCATTTATTTGGCATCCACTGGCGGATGTGCAGCGATTACTTCTGCACAGGTCAAGCATGTTATCGATGTACATTGGCTCGACCTAGGGATGACGGAAGCCGTTTGGGTTTTGGAGGTCGAGCAGTTCGGGCCCCTTATAGTGGGAATCGACGCCCATGGAAACGATTTATATGCAGAAGTCATGAAAAAGGCAGATGAACAGATAAAAAAGATGTTCTAA
- a CDS encoding fumarate hydratase, which produces MVSKINRDQVVNIVVQLLKQAETTLPEDVLSALKSARKRESNPLARIQLDMIHKNADFAREKGIPMCQDTGVPIFFIEIGRDAKIDFDLEGAIRDGVVRATDEVPLRPSAVHPITRQNSGNIGPGFPDVNYDFVDGKDIRITVAVKGAGSENMSALKMFSPSEADDVKRFIVETVKNAGGKPCPPIIVGVGIGGTFDKAARLAKKAALRGLDTVPDKLEQELVDAINSLGIGPMGLGGDTTALKVNIEYAHCHVASLPVAVNIQCWADRRASAVLEG; this is translated from the coding sequence ATCGTGAGCAAAATAAACCGAGATCAGGTCGTGAATATAGTCGTGCAACTACTCAAGCAGGCAGAAACGACACTGCCAGAAGATGTCCTTTCTGCGCTAAAATCTGCCAGGAAGAGAGAGAGCAATCCGCTTGCACGCATACAGCTGGATATGATTCATAAAAACGCTGATTTTGCGAGAGAAAAAGGCATTCCCATGTGCCAGGATACGGGCGTGCCGATATTTTTCATCGAAATAGGGAGGGATGCAAAAATCGATTTTGACCTGGAAGGAGCGATTAGAGATGGCGTAGTCAGAGCCACAGACGAGGTTCCGCTTAGACCGAGCGCTGTTCATCCTATTACGAGGCAGAATTCTGGGAATATCGGTCCTGGTTTCCCAGATGTGAACTACGATTTTGTGGATGGAAAAGATATTAGAATTACTGTTGCAGTGAAGGGTGCCGGGTCTGAAAATATGAGTGCGCTCAAAATGTTCTCACCATCAGAAGCAGATGATGTAAAACGTTTCATCGTAGAAACAGTCAAGAATGCCGGAGGCAAGCCCTGTCCGCCAATCATCGTGGGCGTTGGCATTGGAGGCACGTTCGACAAAGCAGCGAGACTGGCAAAGAAAGCGGCGTTGCGAGGCTTGGACACGGTACCAGATAAATTAGAGCAGGAATTGGTGGATGCCATCAATTCACTTGGCATAGGGCCAATGGGCCTGGGAGGAGATACCACTGCGCTGAAGGTTAACATCGAGTATGCACATTGTCATGTCGCCTCATTGCCAGTGGCAGTCAATATTCAGTGCTGGGCCGATAGGCGTGCATCTGCCGTTCTGGAGGGTTAA
- the purF gene encoding amidophosphoribosyltransferase, producing the protein MHEECGVVGVALTPSSEVNSAALFIYYALYALQHRGQESAGIATHDGERIRDVKEMGLVSEIFDKKRLDLLKGSLGIGHVRYSTTGASRIENSQPLLINYKGGTIAIAHNGNLINSRELRAGLEAEGRIFITDSDTEVIAHLLVKELIKSNFVEAIRRLMQCLVGSYSLTLLVDDTVAAVRDPLGIKPLCIGKIDGGHIVASESVAVDVLGGTLIRDVHPGELVILKDGEIESHQICRHKNSAHCFFEYAYFARPESIIDGRLVYDVRRRIGETLVDEHDGKVDVICPVPDSGTTFAIGYSIKSGLNYIEGLIKNRYVGRTFIMPGQEMRDTAVKLKLNVIRSNLKGKRVALIDDSIVRGTTSKRIVDMIRSAGANEVHIRVGSPPIISPCYFGINMSTCEELIASNKSIEDVRLALGADSIGYISIDGLVKSIGIPAENLCLGCVTGKYPLEVRGEACVRGRPTEM; encoded by the coding sequence TTGCATGAAGAATGCGGCGTGGTTGGTGTTGCACTTACCCCTTCCAGTGAAGTTAATTCGGCTGCATTATTCATTTATTATGCACTATATGCGCTTCAACATCGCGGTCAAGAGTCCGCCGGTATCGCAACCCATGATGGTGAGCGTATCAGAGACGTCAAAGAAATGGGGCTGGTATCGGAGATTTTTGACAAAAAACGATTGGACCTATTAAAAGGCTCTCTTGGAATTGGACATGTCAGATATTCAACCACTGGCGCTTCCAGAATTGAGAACAGTCAACCATTGCTCATCAACTATAAGGGCGGCACCATTGCCATCGCACATAACGGCAACTTGATAAATTCCAGGGAGCTGCGAGCTGGGCTGGAGGCAGAAGGGCGAATTTTCATAACAGACTCCGACACAGAGGTGATAGCACATCTACTCGTCAAGGAGCTGATTAAATCGAACTTTGTAGAGGCGATTCGTCGTTTAATGCAGTGCCTGGTGGGGTCATATTCACTAACGCTTCTCGTCGATGATACGGTGGCGGCAGTTAGAGACCCGCTGGGCATTAAACCATTATGCATCGGCAAGATAGACGGTGGGCACATCGTCGCATCTGAAAGCGTCGCAGTAGACGTTTTGGGCGGCACTCTCATCAGAGATGTGCACCCAGGCGAGCTCGTAATATTGAAAGATGGCGAAATCGAGAGTCACCAGATATGTCGCCACAAGAATTCCGCACATTGCTTTTTTGAATACGCGTATTTTGCCAGGCCAGAGTCCATCATCGATGGACGGCTTGTATACGATGTGAGACGCCGTATAGGGGAGACACTAGTTGATGAACACGATGGGAAGGTGGATGTGATATGTCCTGTACCGGATTCCGGCACTACGTTCGCCATCGGATACTCGATAAAATCGGGTTTGAATTATATAGAAGGGCTGATAAAAAACCGTTATGTAGGACGAACGTTCATCATGCCAGGTCAGGAAATGCGAGATACCGCAGTAAAACTGAAGCTGAATGTCATCAGGTCTAACCTCAAAGGTAAACGGGTGGCATTAATCGACGACAGTATCGTCAGGGGCACGACATCCAAGCGAATCGTCGACATGATACGCAGCGCTGGTGCGAATGAGGTACATATAAGGGTGGGTAGCCCCCCCATCATCTCGCCCTGCTATTTTGGAATCAATATGTCAACATGTGAAGAGTTGATAGCCTCCAACAAGAGCATTGAAGATGTCAGGTTGGCGCTTGGTGCCGATTCGATTGGCTATATAAGCATCGACGGGCTGGTCAAATCCATCGGAATTCCCGCCGAGAACCTGTGTCTGGGATGTGTGACGGGCAAATATCCTCTGGAGGTTCGGGGCGAGGCATGTGTGCGAGGGCGTCCGACAGAGATGTAG
- a CDS encoding 50S ribosomal protein L37e: MTKGTTSMGKRQKRTHGKCRRCGSVSYSIHKRQCASCGFGKTSKMRGYSWTKRTVKYIKV, translated from the coding sequence ATGACTAAGGGAACGACCTCGATGGGCAAAAGGCAAAAAAGGACACACGGCAAATGCAGACGATGTGGCAGTGTTTCATACAGCATCCATAAGAGGCAGTGCGCTTCATGCGGATTTGGAAAAACGAGCAAGATGCGCGGGTACAGCTGGACTAAAAGAACGGTGAAGTATATCAAAGTATAA
- a CDS encoding small nuclear ribonucleoprotein (Enables 3` processing of polyadenylated mRNAs and tRNA precursors) — MEKRPLDILNGSLNAPVIVRLKDGRGFRGNLQGYDVHMNLVLDKTEELNDAGVVKKLGVVVMRGDNVVYISPPPKEGGEQ; from the coding sequence ATGGAGAAACGTCCGCTTGATATTTTAAATGGTTCGCTAAATGCGCCAGTCATAGTGAGGCTCAAAGATGGAAGGGGATTTAGAGGAAATCTTCAAGGTTATGATGTCCATATGAATCTGGTATTGGACAAAACCGAAGAACTGAATGACGCGGGAGTTGTAAAAAAATTGGGCGTGGTTGTGATGAGGGGTGACAATGTCGTATATATATCCCCTCCACCAAAAGAGGGGGGTGAGCAATGA
- a CDS encoding RNA-binding protein has translation MKIKARHHLRDDVKKKIINQLKSTFGMDVEQLSTAQKFESIETDDEYRIVLVNDEPTFFMTMSPEHGEKIFPTVRGALKFGPKRNLVVVDSGAVRAVSKGADIMCPGIVEADSRIRKGDIVIVVDEVHGKPLAVGIALTSGEEMIGNSGKVIKSIHHVGDKIWKLEI, from the coding sequence TTGAAAATCAAAGCCAGACACCATTTAAGGGATGACGTAAAGAAGAAAATAATAAACCAACTCAAATCTACCTTTGGAATGGATGTTGAACAACTCTCCACTGCCCAAAAATTCGAGAGTATAGAGACTGATGACGAATACCGTATTGTGCTCGTAAATGATGAACCAACCTTCTTCATGACTATGAGCCCAGAGCATGGCGAAAAGATATTCCCGACGGTTAGGGGCGCACTCAAGTTCGGACCGAAACGGAATCTGGTCGTAGTTGATAGTGGCGCTGTTCGGGCAGTATCCAAGGGCGCAGATATAATGTGCCCCGGCATCGTGGAGGCAGATAGCCGAATACGAAAAGGAGACATAGTCATCGTTGTGGACGAGGTGCATGGTAAACCACTTGCCGTTGGGATAGCGTTGACGTCTGGTGAAGAGATGATTGGGAATAGTGGAAAGGTAATCAAATCGATTCACCATGTGGGCGATAAGATATGGAAACTCGAGATATGA
- the sepF gene encoding cell division protein SepF: protein MSKGFLSKLIGSKPKVGVDEYTELDMGMYEEGLDEEPAEMYVRIAQLSNLNELPELKKEVYEGNIVMIDISLIKNDKLISERAIRGLRQVAADVRGDIAGIGDNQVIVTPRSVKINRTKIISGRY from the coding sequence ATGTCAAAAGGGTTTTTGAGTAAACTAATTGGATCGAAACCAAAAGTAGGGGTTGATGAATATACGGAACTGGATATGGGAATGTACGAAGAGGGTCTGGATGAGGAACCCGCAGAGATGTATGTACGGATTGCTCAATTGTCCAATCTCAACGAGCTTCCAGAGTTGAAAAAAGAAGTATACGAGGGCAATATCGTGATGATCGACATCTCGCTCATAAAAAATGATAAATTGATATCAGAGCGGGCAATCAGGGGCCTCAGACAGGTGGCTGCGGACGTTCGTGGTGACATCGCAGGCATTGGAGACAATCAAGTGATAGTCACTCCGAGGTCCGTGAAGATAAATCGAACCAAAATTATCAGTGGAAGATATTGA